The genomic window TTATATGCTCACGTAATCTTAGCTTTCCATAGAAAGCTTTACTACATATATCGCACTGATACGGGCGACGCATTAAATGGAATCTATTCACGTGTACTTCGTATTGATTCCGGTTCTCACATACTAATACACAATGCGGACATTTTAAACTATTTGTTGTGCCTTCGTGAGTTTCAATATGCTTGTTTAAGAGATTCCTTTTAAGATAATTTAAGCATATAGGACATCTTCCGTAGTTAGTATGAGTTGTCATATGATTTGTATACGCATATTTGTCTTTTAATTGCAAATTACAGACACAACATTTCAATTGGTGTGTGGCCTGTGGTTTCACACCCATATGTGCTTGCAAATGCCTttcataaagtattttattaataaatcgcCTTTCACAAATATTACAATCATATAAGCACCTGTGTTGTCTAAAATTTATTCCATCATCGAATCTTTGCTGGCAAATTGTGCATTCGTAATAAATTGTTTCGTTGACTTTCTTTAAATATACTTGATGTTTTACTTGCATATGTCGGGACAAGTTACATATATTTGGAACAAAATCATGACATAAAATACATTGATCTCTGATAGCTAAAGCGGTCTCTTTATGTTTGTAATACAATTTTTGGTGGTTAAATCTTTGTCCGCAGGCTTCACAAgtcatattatcattttttACATGACAGTCATGATTGAGATTTTTCTCTGAAAATACCTTCTTACATCGTCTACAAGTGTAATGAGTTGAAACGTTGTGCTTGGAAAGCTCATTTTGAGTTGCAAATTTCATTTTGCAAACCACGCATTGATGTGACATATGTCGAAGGTGCATATAATTGGCATGTTTAATGATATCCTGCTTAGTTTTGTACATATATTCACAGTCTGTACATTTATATACTGCTTTATTATCTTTAATCTGATCTATGTACGATTTTATGAACCTTTCATGTATACAATCTTGTTTGCATTCAGTGCATTCATAATTAAATACACAGATGTGAGGGATAGCCGGCTCAACTGAAGTTTGATTGCATGTTTTACATCTACCATCCTTGGTTATCAAAGGTACTGTGGCAGCATtgataatttcaactttctTTGCATGATGATCGATTGTATGCTGCGCTAACCTGCTTTGACTCAATAATGCATAGCATAAAGTACAGTAAGCCATATCTTCAGAATGTACAATTAATAGATGTTCTATTAACAACTCAACCACTGGAAATTTACCAGAACATTTGTAACATTTAGCCGTTTCTGATATAGTATGTGTTTTATAGTGACTTTCATACGATTCGAAAAGTACGAAACTTAAATCGCAAAGTCCACATCTTATTGTATTAGCAGTGATATCTGGATCTCTTAAAGCATCTAAGTTTTTAACAGTAATATTACATTTCTTTGCTTTCAAACCACTTCCGGAGTTCTTATATTCTTCAGGAGTATCTTTCTTTtctaatttaacttttttagaTATATGCGCTTCTATATCAAAATCTTGTATGTTACTATTTTCAGGACCACTTTTAGCTTTTATAGTACTCATGCCTTGATCGTGCAACCATTTTGTCAGATCTATACTGTGTTTTTGCACATCCTTGTTTGTCTGTGTCTCTTTTTCATTCGAATTTTCAAGCAACTCATGTGTTACATTGGCACCATCATTGACTCTAACAAGTTTGTGAGCAGGAATAAACTTTACTGTTAATGCTTCATTGAAATTAAGTTTCTTAACAGGTATTTTTGTTTGCTGCATATCACTTGGTTTTGGTTCATCTGGCCATTTCAATTCAAGTAAGTCTTGAGGTACAAAATCATCCGCATCACTGTAATTTCCATCATTTTCTGTCACTGTTTGACTCTGTATTAACTTGACAGATAAAGAATCATGTAAAGTCTGCTGTACTTCAGTttctttaacttttaaatttaaattatcatGAAAATGCTTGTGTTTTTCAACCGTTTTAGCTTCTTCCATTAAATTCATAATTAAAGCTTCATTACTTTGTAGTTTGTTATTAGGGTCTCTTTCTTCATCATCCTCAGCCCAGTTTAGTTCTAATAAGTCTTGTGGTGCAAAATCAGACATGTTTATGCCTTTTGCAACCTTCTTCACTGTAATTCCTGCAGGTAATGTGGGCTCTGTCTCcttaactttattaaataaatacttgtgCATATCAGCATCTTTAAGTAGTTTATTCTTAAGAGACTCGTTATCTAGtataattttgtgtattttcacTTCTTTTTCAATTGTGTTATTTACTTTTGTTAAATCATCTGTTTCATTACAATCAGTAATTAAGTTATAATCTTCTTGAAAAGCTTTGTTATTCAATATAGTTTCCGTCAAAGATCCCGTTTCATCTAAGTAGGCTGTCCATTTCATTTGCTGAGATATCTCTATCAACTTTTTCTGTATGTTTTTACAGTTATCTCTTAGTTGTAGTATGAGAAGATGAGCGCTTAGTATTGTGTCTACACACTCTTGGCAAAAATTGGGTGTTGGAATGATACTTGTTACCTGaaatttaaagtaagtatattaacACTATGTTAATGCACACATGAAACAAATTGAGGATGACTTTgttgtaataattataatcaaaGACTATGTAACTCCatattagatggatacagtctatggaaaaaacatgcctcgaaaaaaaaaattgattctcaGACAGATGGCGTCACTACGTTTTAtcacctttggcctactctcgaatagatggcgttgacggtttcgttcgttatttaacaattttaacgcatatcagtgaaagaacatgaatcaaaatcatataaaaataatacaaaacaaatacatttttagatattttcttaattttttttttaatcgtgtgtcgatagatggcagtgaatttactgtggctactatcctattatatcctctttgattataATGTACTCTTACTACTCGTCCATATAAAACAGGTATTACAAATGATACTTACACTCGGTCCAAAAGTAGAGATCATAATGTTCTTCAAAGAGCTTTCGTTCTCATTCTCACAACGCACTACAACAAATTCATCATCCCAGTGAACGAGATCATTTTCCATTCGTAAACATGCTCCACAAACATTTTTTCTTAACAACAAACTCATGATATTGTCATGCCACTTTCTATTTTTCAGTCTTTTACTTCGTTCTAGGCGAAGTTGAGATTCGGGAATTCTTATATATCCCTTAGAAGACATGTTAATCTTTAATATTACGTGTTTTATTAAGAAGCTAACGAAAGCAAAAACCTGGTTAATCAATCGATAAAATGTGACTTATGTCAAGCAAGCTACGCTTTTTTTCTGTCCCCACCCACCGAGTACGCTATGGCACTAAGCCATACTGCCTTGTCAAATAAAGTGTCGTGTCGTGGTTTGCAGCAAATAATGCAATCACCATGACCCAAGATAGATATCCTCTTTGCCATGGCCCAGGGGCCAgcgcaaagagtagtataatatggcCAGCGTAGGTCAGTATAaaggcgcgaagccgcgaacgcgagtcaggagtctagttcgctaatcagcgaaatcgactccacactcgcgttcgcggcttcacgccgcGTAGTCAGGAGCGGACTTAAAagtcgtaacacaccatcgcgcTGCACCAAGGTcgtaagtaagagcgagaaagagatatcgctttctcgctctgcggtgcgatggtgtgttatgaCTTttagggacgcagctatgcggtggaatgagatagcaatatcacttgctccctctaacgcataaatgcgtcccttggactggcctacactGGGCCATGGTGTAAAGGACCACAAACTACTGAAACTATAAAGATACTATTTCGGGAGGaagcctttaaaaaaaaaattgtataatggCCTCTAAAAACGTCGCCGACATGCCGCCAtgttgtttattcacaatagcatctaaactatcatctgacaaagtatcaagcgggaggcgatgacaaaaaattttttatagactttatttgctgccattccttaacccaccaacggagcggcagctgacgttcacgagggttcatcatacatagccgttaaccgctatacgagttttcgcccgggaggcgatgactgacgaaatttgcgcctggctcgcggtctatcacGTACTCACGTACCTGCCTCTTTTCTAGAATGCCCCTTTTTTTCTTCCCCAGTTGTGTCGTTGCAAATCACTGGCTTTCGCTTGTGTTCTACAATTCCTATACTAGTTTGGAATTAGTTCTGCACttgtatttgaaaaaaaaaaaagaaaaatgttaaaccgacttcaaaaagcataaaataaaatattatgccgttttatatgcgctagcaactgaaacgttttaagtcggtgccaagccaaatagttACATTACTGGTTCTTCCCTTCTTATCAAACTACGTAGGTACATCAGGGTTGGCATTCGATTTGACGGGGTGTTGACgcttttaaaatttggcttggcaccgacttcaaatgtttcagttgctagcgcatataaaacgggatacctttttgaagtcggtttaactttttttaaagattgattttatttttccatttttagttttaagtttttcttaTGAGTGATgcagttctgaggtaacatacatacaaaaaaaaatgcgttCGAATTGATgaccttttttttaaagtcgatTAAAAAACAAGGAAATATAAAGTCCCAAGGGAAATATTGAAGAAAATTCCGattaattgtttaaaatttcgggtttatttatgttgtatgggatacttaaaataaatactattcaTAGTAGAGCccttttatttattgcaaaaaaaaatcttaagcttatataaatataatctaTTGAATGTATGTTAGTCTAAGAAATACAATAAACTTTATCTATACAACATGGTATAGGTATTGATTCAGGTTGCACGAAGAAAATGCAATTATATAGTTCGTCAaatgactgtctcatttcaaacatagacagagagaatcatactatctttattctttgtcttacactagtactagcacccaaaataaaaggatgagtatagcttttttggttcttatttactgccaatttggtttgaccaactataattatgcatataaaaaaataggcgTAGTAGGCGTAGGGGTTTTATGCCTGGGCCAGGCGGCCTGGCCCAGgcattaaattgtttttatgtcTCAATACGTCTCTTTTTCATTTATCACAAAGAAAAAAGATACAAAGTACACTAAGCTGCAAAGTTGTGACCCCcctgtatagtttttttttgcaggGGGGTCACTTAACTCTGCACGCAGCTTACTGTAATACACTTGTACACATATAGGGCAGACCAACTATTTCTTGTTATTTTGTACCAACAGAAAGGAGAACAGTAACACATGAttagaaaaatgttaaaaactaaaaatgcttGTTTtgagaatttttaattatttaaaaaccatttaaacgattaaaatcTCAATAAGCGATCCAAGAGACATAGCCTGTGACGAAAAAAGTTGATCTGCccattaacaaaaaataatacctcGGAATTTCAATTTGATTGGTAAAACTACAAATTTTTGACATATATTTTGTATATGAAATGGTAATAGTTTAAATAGTTacacagaaaaaatatatagtgtGATCTATAATCTGTATATGTATAATCATTACCATATTTTATTCTTTCTAAATACACAAGTTCTTCtgtcacaataaaaataaccaacaGTCCTCTCATATACTTATCTAAATACTAATAAACCTATACTAAATGTATACTATAACAACGCATTGTTATGAACCATAATAACATGGGACTTAAGATCATATTTGCTTGTGAACACACTTTTACACAATTTGCAATATAATGTTCCTCCATGGTAGTTCCTCATATgatttttagctttaaattcaGAATAAAATGATTTACCACAAAGAGGGCAACGGTGCGGCATTTCTCCAGTATGCTTTCTAAGATGTATGACCATAGCTTTCCTTGTATTAAATTTCTTCTTACATAACTCACACTTCTCTTTAGATTTCAGATTATGAGTCTTCTTATGCTTGCTCAAATTACTCTCTGTATAGAATTGCCTCTCACACATATCGCACGAATAGGGTTTGATTTGCAAGTGCACTTTATTCACATGTAGAGAGAGCTGATTATCATTTGTATAATCTTTCTCGCAGAAACTACATATTTGTGTACTACTTTTTGCCAGATTAAGTTTGACAGCGTGTCTTTGCATGTGACTGTCAAAATGTCTTTGACTGGCGAATAATTTGTCACACAACTGACATTGTTTCGACAAATGAGAATTTTCATGTGCTCTCAATTTGTCTTCATTCTCAAAAGTTCTGCCACAGGTTTTACACGAAAAAATTTTCGCCTTATGAAGAATATGGACCATTCTAATATGCTCATACAAGAAAAATTTCGATTTAAACTCTCTGctacaaatataacatttaaccTTTTTATTAACATGCTTTAAAATATGCCTTTGCAGATGGAAATCAGTTAAGAAACTCTTGCTGCATATTGGGCATTTCAACTTGTATTTATAATACTGCTTATTaggtttctttttctttttaaatgtgaGAAATTCGCTGACATCATCTGTATATTCCTCATTATCTGAAGGATATTTGACTTGATATCCATTTACTAATTTTCTGTTAGTGTATGTCTTTGTAACTCTCTTAGCCGGATTGTCTATTTCGACATTCTTTTCCTCTTTAAGTTCTTTGAATATATCTATATCTTGACTCTCTTCTTTGATGAAAGCATTGATATAGTCTTTAATCTCAGACTCTGATTCACTCTCGTCAGTATCAGGTTTTCTGAATTCATCTTCAAGTACATCTACTGTTAATTTAGTTTCATCTACTTCATCGTCTTCAAGTAGGAGGTTGTCATCAAAGTAATCTTGctcttttattggtaaaatagatTCTTTAGCTATCTCTATGAATAAATTGCCTTCTTGTTGCTCTACTTTCTTTAGGCTATCTAGCATGGAAGAGATGCATGTATTAAGTCTGTCTCTGGTGTAGATAGAGTGGTTTATAAACACATAGGAAGTAATAGCATTGTTAAGGCACTGTTCGCATATTTTTGTTCCTGTGTAGTTTGTAGGAGTATTCATCTGTAACAAAAAAGGAAAGGAGATAAAGTAAAactagcggaagccgctcgaccccaattacaaagaaaaaccgcaaatcgatgtacaggttagccgtttggcacacgcatactagaggtcaaaacaatttttttgacacgcagttcctaaaaaaaaattcccgGGGTGGGGGGGGGAGAGCGGTAAAACATTGgcatcatacgaaagggctttttgaggcgattctaaaaatatatcacatcattacatttcggccatttctttaatattaaaacaaaaagaattttcgaaacatatcAAGTTTGGGTTCCTCCAGACACGaaatggctgattttttttgtacaatataccacaaatgatacgtaatatccttatatccaaccccaagaaagcaattttaaaaataatatcattaacattttttttttaatttttcaattttacaaactgacacagttctacttcaatacctattttacgagacttatggaactgtactgcagatacggtacatattaatcataaaatgatacgtaatatccatttatcgaacgggaaatacctctttaaccgtttaactgcgccttttcatcagttggtatagtttgttttgtttttgacacgaaatatcaagattgtatccttcagatacgatatgtGTACCTTACTGcttgtactttttatttgtacaatataccataaataatacgtaatatcttgatatctaaccccaagacagcaattttgaaaataatcctataaagttttttttttaatatttttcatgcaTATaacttttcaatattacaatattgaaaaattaaaaaaaaaatcttaatgaaattattttcaaaattgctttcttggggttagataataagatattacgtatcatttgtggtatattgtacaaaaaaaatcgataaagtatatcgtatctgaaggatacaaccttgatattttgtgtcaaaaactaaacaaactataccaactgatgaaaaagcgcagttaaagggttaaagaggtgtTTCCCGTTGggtatatggatattacgtatcattttatgattaatatgtaccgtatctgcagtacagttccataagtctcgttaaataggtattgaagtagacctgtgtcaatttgtaaaattgaaaaaaaaaattgttaatgatattattttcaaaattgctttcttggggttggatatgaggatatcacgtatcatttgtggtatattgtacaaaaaaaaatcagccatatcgtatctggaggaacCCAaccttggtatgtttcgaaaattctttttgttttaattaaaaaaaaatggccgaaatgtaatgatgggatatatttttagaatcgcctcaaaaagccctttcgtacgataccacacacgataggttttggaatttttttttccatacaaaaaaattaatgttttaccactctcccgggatttttttttaggaactgcgggtcaaaaattttgttttgacctctagtatgcgtgtgccaaacggctaacctgtacatcgatttgcggttttttaattcgaacgggttacactaaacgcaagtagcaaatcCATACGCTTCATAACAGCTAAGACATACTAATGAAGTTCCTAGTTATAAATGAAgccaaatattataatttaaaagctagtaaatataaTTAACCATTGGCATACATTTTATATTCAGCATAGTCTAAATTACGAACATATTTTTGGAACTATTAATGATAGTAGACTTAGTAGGTAATCAAAATGATTACCTGTTTTGTCATCCAGTAGTTGAATGCAAAATGGAAACGAAACATCAGAGTATTaggataattaattaatattatctgtttattgtttcattctcaattgctcaaaggttgactggaagagatcccttatagggataagtccgcctttgtacattgtatatatatttgttcttttattgtgtttgtaatctgtcttatgtacaataaagtgtttacatacatacattatacgACAATTTTAGACACATCAACCTAGTGCCATAGCAACATCAATaaccttaattattttaacaataaagttgatattgcaatattaatataagttttacttatttattaaatataatagtaGAAATAATGACAAGGcatctatacatataaaccgcttttttaaataaattagcatCTACTAATACATTTCAATTAACATAAAATTTGAGGAAAACGTAAGCAGGCTTAAGCATGCAAATTTGATGCCTTGGCATTTCCAACAGCTTATTAAGTGAATACATATGTTATACTGAGatattttgttaatatatttCTAATTGAACAATGCTAAATCAGCTAAATGTGAGAGATACATCAATGGTTCCTCTACCTAGATTTatatattacaaaatttacaagcatGGTTTTCAACCAAACAAGCTGGcttcataaaattatttatgatAGGCCATTCTTCTTATAGGTCTCATAATTCTTCTTTGGCCAGTAGTTTTTGAAGGTCCTGTTcccatattaaattttaattcagAATCTGAGAACACATTGCTAGCTTGCTCTAAATTATTCAACTGAGCAAAAACGTTACTTGTTTGAGTTGTATCACTTGTTTGGGCAGCAATATTACTGAAATGTGGAGTAATATTAAACGAAAGTGGATTAGGATTGGGAATTATAATTTGGGGATCATCTTCTGAATCTGAGAACACATTGCTAGCTTGCTCTAAATTATTCAACTGAGCAAAAATGTTACTTGTTTGAGTTGTATCACTTGTTTGGGCAGCAATATTACTGAAATGTGGAGTAATATTAAACGAAAATGGATTAGGGTTGGGAATTATAATTTGGGGATCATCTTCTGCTATGTCCATTTCTTCGGGGTCTTGTATATTTTTTCTGTAAGTTAAATTCTCAAagtcaaatattttaaatgtatcttCATTAATTGAATGTGCTATTTCAAAATCGATTGTATTAACTGTATTATCCATAGGTGTCACTTGTGCTTTTCTGTCACTTTCATTTGCTTCAGAGGTATTAAAGATGGTAAGATCCAATTCTTTATGATTCCATAACTCATCATCGGATTTGAATATCTTAAAGGCATGTTGGCCATCTAGATTAACTTTCAACATGTCATCCTGATTATTTCTGTTAGATTCacaacaaatacatttaaatctTTTTTCAACATTAGAAGTCAGGCATATTTGACAATTCCACTTCTTATTTTTAGATATAGTTTcattttcgtttaattttctttttctttgcaAGTCAAGATTTGTATCTTCAGTATCTttagtttcttcttcttccttggtGACATTAGTGGTATTTCTTGTATTAGTAAGATTTTTGCAAACACCACACTtatctgatgttttgaaaatccaacaatatTTGCATTTGTTTTTACTGTCATCAGTCGCTTCCTTAATCTCTTCATCCGTAGTTTTACCCTCTGTATTGCTCTGTTTATCAATACAAATTTTACAAGTTGGTTTTTTAAATATCCAACAAATGTTGCACGCTGTTTCACTTCCTGTGGTCTTTGCAATGTTTTTGCTCTGATTTAAGCCAGTGCTTTCAATTACATCACTCTGGTTGCTTAATGCATCATTGTTTGTGAGTATTTTTTCATTGTCTTTACCTATTTCTTCTGGTAACAATTCAACGTCATTATATGTTTCTCCCTTTGATTCTAGAGAGGCATATAGATCTTCATCCTTATCATAACCAGTAATAGATTCACCCCAGTTATTTTTATCTACAGCAATTTCTTTGCCAAAATTGTTGTCAGCACTGG from Cydia strobilella chromosome 23, ilCydStro3.1, whole genome shotgun sequence includes these protein-coding regions:
- the LOC134751848 gene encoding zinc finger protein 184-like, producing the protein MSSKGYIRIPESQLRLERSKRLKNRKWHDNIMSLLLRKNVCGACLRMENDLVHWDDEFVVVRCENENESSLKNIMISTFGPSVTSIIPTPNFCQECVDTILSAHLLILQLRDNCKNIQKKLIEISQQMKWTAYLDETGSLTETILNNKAFQEDYNLITDCNETDDLTKVNNTIEKEVKIHKIILDNESLKNKLLKDADMHKYLFNKVKETEPTLPAGITVKKVAKGINMSDFAPQDLLELNWAEDDEERDPNNKLQSNEALIMNLMEEAKTVEKHKHFHDNLNLKVKETEVQQTLHDSLSVKLIQSQTVTENDGNYSDADDFVPQDLLELKWPDEPKPSDMQQTKIPVKKLNFNEALTVKFIPAHKLVRVNDGANVTHELLENSNEKETQTNKDVQKHSIDLTKWLHDQGMSTIKAKSGPENSNIQDFDIEAHISKKVKLEKKDTPEEYKNSGSGLKAKKCNITVKNLDALRDPDITANTIRCGLCDLSFVLFESYESHYKTHTISETAKCYKCSGKFPVVELLIEHLLIVHSEDMAYCTLCYALLSQSRLAQHTIDHHAKKVEIINAATVPLITKDGRCKTCNQTSVEPAIPHICVFNYECTECKQDCIHERFIKSYIDQIKDNKAVYKCTDCEYMYKTKQDIIKHANYMHLRHMSHQCVVCKMKFATQNELSKHNVSTHYTCRRCKKVFSEKNLNHDCHVKNDNMTCEACGQRFNHQKLYYKHKETALAIRDQCILCHDFVPNICNLSRHMQVKHQVYLKKVNETIYYECTICQQRFDDGINFRQHRCLYDCNICERRFINKILYERHLQAHMGVKPQATHQLKCCVCNLQLKDKYAYTNHMTTHTNYGRCPICLNYLKRNLLNKHIETHEGTTNSLKCPHCVLVCENRNQYEVHVNRFHLMRRPYQCDICSKAFYGKLRLREHIKEHTSHRRTIKCPVCDKKFARKLSMERHFKLHSSGQLYNCDLCEKMYISAALLEQHRKCHTDSQSKPETSQSGQM
- the LOC134751872 gene encoding zinc finger protein 271-like isoform X2 is translated as MDLDEPNKLLNSDLSSVNILNYQLEKPKADNDGVPTSYRVELTTKRAVELLLAGTLRNKVCRYCLSVASPLSDLDQIMQIAGKGMLYKVTIRDMVAYFHPFKTLNDPNFPRKICNKCLNRCISAYLFSQQCEQSERALRNCFEDMYAKLEKLDPLDKTKKRGRQKLNPNYNVLHTDHAKVIDYAEPIRNIVNVRSVSLSHEPYMSDLECPKCWQIFTKIENLIIHEKSHPSNMWFNCRLCGKSFVKRLQLKRHLKSHVGPEIKPEEKDNFQCGTCGAGSEDLSAHLQHIEKHKFQSVLQHLVEKKMDKLCTVCLDKKPKLVELDKMIRLHGGYPGVTGDKSLYSILGSTLPDMNTPTNYTGTKICEQCLNNAITSYVFINHSIYTRDRLNTCISSMLDSLKKVEQQEGNLFIEIAKESILPIKEQDYFDDNLLLEDDEVDETKLTVDVLEDEFRKPDTDESESESEIKDYINAFIKEESQDIDIFKELKEEKNVEIDNPAKRVTKTYTNRKLVNGYQVKYPSDNEEYTDDVSEFLTFKKKKKPNKQYYKYKLKCPICSKSFLTDFHLQRHILKHVNKKVKCYICSREFKSKFFLYEHIRMVHILHKAKIFSCKTCGRTFENEDKLRAHENSHLSKQCQLCDKLFASQRHFDSHMQRHAVKLNLAKSSTQICSFCEKDYTNDNQLSLHVNKVHLQIKPYSCDMCERQFYTESNLSKHKKTHNLKSKEKCELCKKKFNTRKAMVIHLRKHTGEMPHRCPLCGKSFYSEFKAKNHMRNYHGGTLYCKLCKSVFTSKYDLKSHVIMVHNNALL
- the LOC134751872 gene encoding uncharacterized protein LOC134751872 isoform X1; amino-acid sequence: MDLDEPNKLLNSDLSSVNILNYQLEKPKADNDGVPTSYRVELTTKRAVELLLAGTLRNKVCRYCLSVASPLSDLDQIMQIAGKGMLYKVTIRDMVAYFHPFKTLNDPNFPRKICNKCLNRCISAYLFSQQCEQSERALRNCFEDMYAKLEKLDPLDKTKKRGRQKLNPNYNVLHTDHAKVIDYAEPIRNIVNVRSVSLSHEPYMSDLECPKCWQIFTKIENLIIHEKSHPSNMWFNCRLCGKSFVKRLQLKRHLKSHVGPEIKPEEKDNFQCGTCGAGSEDLSAHLQHIEKHKFQSVLQHLVEKKMDKLCTVCLDKKPKLVELDKMIRLHGGYPGVTGDKSLYSILGSTLPDRKSYKYQELYVPHHAKIMKFAKLTKDKAHNETLVKSGCNTNQIVISNPLIISNDKFDCEKMYLFFFSDPSADNNFGKEIAVDKNNWGESITGYDKDEDLYASLESKGETYNDVELLPEEIGKDNEKILTNNDALSNQSDVIESTGLNQSKNIAKTTGSETACNICWIFKKPTCKICIDKQSNTEGKTTDEEIKEATDDSKNKCKYCWIFKTSDKCGVCKNLTNTRNTTNVTKEEEETKDTEDTNLDLQRKRKLNENETISKNKKWNCQICLTSNVEKRFKCICCESNRNNQDDMLKVNLDGQHAFKIFKSDDELWNHKELDLTIFNTSEANESDRKAQVTPMDNTVNTIDFEIAHSINEDTFKIFDFENLTYRKNIQDPEEMDIAEDDPQIIIPNPNPFSFNITPHFSNIAAQTSDTTQTSNIFAQLNNLEQASNVFSDSEDDPQIIIPNPNPLSFNITPHFSNIAAQTSDTTQTSNVFAQLNNLEQASNVFSDSELKFNMGTGPSKTTGQRRIMRPIRRMAYHK